A region from the Streptomyces sp. NBC_01445 genome encodes:
- a CDS encoding methyltransferase domain-containing protein — protein sequence MTSSPRPPHAGGRPDPIGGTAALGGESAPARGYLLDNARAEAGERFVWLAELFDGVTRGHFDRLGVRAGSRCWEVGAGGPSVPEALAAAVGPTGHVLSTDIDPSWLKAGDGYEVRRHDVAADPPPEPGTFDLVHARLVLVHVPDRARALATMAAALRPGGWLLVEDADTALQPLACLDDSGPAQRRANRLRDAVRELLARRGADLRYGRTLPRALREAGLVDVAAAGSFPVGGPACDRLEAATIRHVRGELLAAGLADDAEIDAHLAAIHAGTLDLTLAPLISAWGRRPAEDPPALG from the coding sequence ATGACCTCCTCGCCTCGCCCGCCGCACGCCGGTGGCCGACCGGATCCGATAGGCGGGACTGCCGCGCTCGGTGGAGAGTCCGCTCCCGCCCGCGGGTACCTGCTGGACAACGCGCGCGCCGAGGCGGGCGAGCGATTCGTTTGGCTGGCCGAGCTGTTCGACGGTGTGACGCGCGGGCACTTCGATCGGCTGGGGGTCAGGGCCGGCTCGCGCTGCTGGGAAGTGGGGGCCGGTGGCCCCAGTGTCCCGGAGGCGCTCGCGGCGGCCGTCGGTCCGACCGGGCACGTGCTGTCCACGGACATCGACCCGTCGTGGCTGAAGGCAGGCGACGGGTACGAGGTGCGCCGGCACGACGTCGCCGCTGATCCGCCCCCGGAGCCGGGGACGTTCGATCTGGTGCACGCCCGGCTCGTGCTGGTCCATGTACCCGACCGGGCTCGCGCGTTGGCCACGATGGCGGCAGCGCTACGGCCCGGCGGCTGGCTGCTGGTCGAGGACGCCGATACCGCTCTGCAGCCACTGGCATGCCTGGACGACAGCGGCCCTGCGCAGCGGCGGGCCAACCGGCTGCGCGACGCGGTCCGGGAGCTGCTGGCGCGCCGCGGCGCGGACCTGCGCTACGGCCGGACACTGCCGCGGGCATTGCGTGAGGCCGGCTTGGTGGATGTCGCCGCGGCGGGCTCATTCCCGGTCGGCGGGCCGGCCTGCGACCGGCTGGAGGCGGCGACCATCCGGCACGTGCGCGGCGAGCTGCTCGCGGCCGGCCTGGCCGACGACGCCGAGATCGACGCGCACCTGGCCGCCATCCACGCGGGCACACTCGACCTGACACTCGCGCCGCTCATCTCGGCCTGGGGACGCCGTCCAGCCGAGGACCCTCCGGCACTCGGTTAG
- a CDS encoding TetR/AcrR family transcriptional regulator, translating into MGRTSDAREKVLAAGRSLFEARGYSALGVAEICKAAGVPKGSFYYFFESKEALALAVVDEHWADQRREWTRVLSGAGEPLKRLRQLFAQTEAGLRTGQQDCGTVPGCLFGNLSLEMSNRTEAVRTRLQEIFDDQVEMVDAVVTEALDRGDVTVTDTREAARSVVAQLEGQVMFAKLYNNTGRLNSLWANSLALLGARAA; encoded by the coding sequence ATGGGCAGGACCAGTGACGCCAGGGAGAAGGTCCTCGCGGCCGGGCGGTCGCTCTTCGAGGCGCGTGGTTACTCGGCGCTGGGAGTGGCCGAGATCTGCAAGGCGGCCGGCGTGCCGAAGGGCAGCTTCTACTACTTCTTCGAATCGAAGGAAGCGCTCGCGCTGGCCGTTGTCGACGAGCACTGGGCGGACCAGCGGCGGGAGTGGACGCGCGTCCTGAGCGGCGCCGGCGAACCGCTGAAGCGGCTGCGGCAGTTGTTCGCGCAGACGGAGGCCGGGCTGCGTACCGGACAGCAGGACTGCGGCACCGTGCCGGGCTGTCTGTTCGGCAACCTCAGTCTGGAGATGAGTAACCGGACCGAGGCCGTCCGCACACGACTGCAGGAGATCTTCGACGACCAGGTCGAGATGGTCGACGCGGTCGTCACCGAGGCCCTCGACCGCGGGGACGTCACCGTGACCGACACCCGGGAGGCGGCGCGGTCCGTCGTCGCCCAGCTGGAGGGCCAGGTGATGTTCGCGAAGCTCTACAACAACACCGGGCGGCTGAACTCCCTTTGGGCCAACTCCCTGGCCCTGCTCGGGGCCCGCGCCGCCTGA
- a CDS encoding LysR family transcriptional regulator: MTSVELRQLRYFVAVAEELNFGRAAERLLIAGPSLSQQIKALERDLGVRLFDRDRRSVSLTPAGAALLPHTRALLERADDLQLRAGRLAGSEAVRLGYVNWLPADLTTRTAGVARLHVDAWIAPSHTQAARVADGSLDLAVCWVRDEELKRHGLRARLLGADRLYAVATGADTADVRAQDTAVLLDDDTTSWSSWNVYAEQLCHDTGAHAVRICDGGITGPAFFDHVRRSRRPVVNSPKGQTTALPSDLVRREVVAPTVHWTWSLVWREGETRSAVLAVVDALCAGVDDLGLRSPDAWLPEGDPHR, encoded by the coding sequence ATGACGAGCGTGGAGCTACGCCAGTTGAGGTACTTCGTCGCGGTCGCCGAGGAGCTGAACTTCGGCCGCGCCGCCGAGCGCCTCCTCATCGCCGGGCCCTCCCTCTCCCAACAGATCAAGGCCCTCGAACGCGACCTCGGCGTACGACTCTTCGACCGCGACCGCCGCTCGGTGTCCCTCACCCCGGCCGGCGCCGCCCTGCTCCCGCACACCCGGGCGCTGCTGGAGCGGGCCGACGACCTTCAGCTCAGGGCCGGCCGGCTGGCGGGCTCGGAAGCGGTCCGGCTCGGCTACGTCAACTGGCTCCCCGCGGACCTGACCACGCGCACCGCCGGGGTCGCCCGGCTGCACGTCGACGCCTGGATCGCGCCCTCCCACACCCAGGCCGCTCGCGTCGCCGACGGCAGCCTGGACCTCGCCGTGTGCTGGGTACGCGACGAGGAGCTGAAACGGCATGGCCTGCGCGCCCGCCTCCTCGGCGCCGACCGGCTCTACGCCGTGGCCACGGGCGCCGACACGGCAGACGTGCGCGCCCAGGACACCGCCGTCCTCCTCGACGACGACACCACTTCCTGGTCGTCCTGGAACGTCTACGCCGAGCAGCTGTGCCACGACACCGGGGCCCACGCGGTGCGCATCTGCGACGGCGGCATCACCGGCCCCGCCTTCTTCGACCACGTCCGCCGCAGCCGCCGGCCGGTCGTCAACTCGCCCAAGGGGCAGACCACCGCACTGCCGTCCGATCTGGTGCGGCGCGAGGTCGTCGCGCCGACGGTGCACTGGACCTGGTCGCTGGTGTGGCGCGAGGGCGAGACGCGTAGCGCGGTGCTCGCCGTCGTCGACGCGCTCTGCGCCGGCGTCGACGACCTCGGACTTCGCTCCCCGGACGCCTGGCTGCCCGAAGGGGACCCGCACCGCTGA
- a CDS encoding muconolactone Delta-isomerase family protein, which yields MQEFLVEITTTIPDGTSQDEVDRRRAAEAVRARELAAIGHLARLWRPVGELRSVGVWCAADEAELHEKVLGTLPLSPWMSFAVTPLESHPNDPGR from the coding sequence ATGCAGGAGTTCCTGGTCGAGATCACCACGACCATCCCCGACGGCACCAGCCAGGACGAGGTCGACCGGCGCCGCGCCGCCGAGGCCGTACGCGCCCGGGAACTGGCCGCCATCGGCCACCTGGCGAGGCTGTGGCGCCCGGTGGGCGAGCTGCGCAGCGTCGGCGTCTGGTGCGCCGCCGACGAGGCGGAACTCCACGAGAAGGTGCTCGGCACCCTGCCGCTGAGCCCATGGATGAGTTTTGCCGTGACGCCGCTGGAGTCCCACCCGAACGACCCCGGTCGCTGA
- a CDS encoding SDR family NAD(P)-dependent oxidoreductase, with amino-acid sequence MSSQNQKVAIVTGASQGIGAGLVEAYRKLGHAVVATSRTIAPADDADILTVQGDIADPATAERVVAAAVERFGRIDTLVNNAGVFVAKPFTDHTADDYATVTGVNLAGFFRISQLVVPHMLAQGGGHIVNVTTSLVDNADSRVPSVLASLTKGGLQSATKSLAIEYATRGIRVNAVSPGTIRTPMHPEETHQSLAALHPVGRMGEVDDIVDAVVFLETAPFVTGEILHVDGGMSAGH; translated from the coding sequence ATGAGCTCTCAGAACCAGAAGGTCGCGATCGTCACCGGAGCCTCACAGGGCATCGGAGCCGGCCTCGTCGAGGCCTACCGCAAGCTGGGCCACGCCGTCGTCGCCACCTCACGCACCATCGCGCCCGCCGACGACGCGGACATCCTCACCGTCCAGGGCGACATCGCCGACCCGGCCACCGCCGAACGCGTGGTCGCCGCCGCAGTGGAGCGGTTCGGCCGGATCGACACCCTGGTCAACAACGCGGGCGTCTTCGTCGCCAAGCCTTTCACCGACCACACGGCCGACGACTACGCGACCGTCACCGGCGTGAACCTGGCCGGGTTCTTCCGGATCTCCCAGCTGGTCGTTCCGCACATGCTGGCCCAGGGCGGCGGCCACATCGTCAACGTCACTACCAGCCTGGTCGACAACGCGGACTCCCGCGTCCCCTCCGTCCTGGCCTCGCTGACCAAGGGCGGCCTGCAGTCCGCCACCAAGTCCCTCGCCATCGAGTACGCCACCCGCGGCATCCGCGTCAACGCCGTGTCGCCCGGCACCATCCGGACCCCGATGCACCCGGAGGAGACCCACCAGAGCCTCGCCGCCCTGCACCCGGTCGGCCGGATGGGCGAGGTGGACGACATCGTCGACGCCGTGGTCTTCCTCGAGACGGCTCCCTTCGTCACCGGCGAGATCCTGCACGTCGACGGCGGTATGAGCGCCGGACACTGA